The DNA window CTGCCGGCAGGGGTACGTCAGCGGGCATGTCTGCTCGCCGACGCGCGCCGGGCTCATGACCGGCCGATATCAGCAGCGGCTCGGCCTCTACACCGGCGGCGAGGCCGGCAGCGGGCTGCCCCTGAGCGAGAAGATCTTCCCGCAGTTTTTCAAGCCGGCCGGGTACGCGACGGCACAGTTCGGCAAGTGGCACCTGGGGCCTACGCCGGAATGGAGCCCCGCCCTTCGTGGGTTTGATGAGGTGTTCGGATTTCTCGGGCGCGGCGCTCACGACTACTTCAAGCTGAACGATCCCGAAGACCCCATTTACCGCGGCACCAAGCCCGTGCAGGAGATGGGCTACCTCACCGACCGCCTTGGCGACGAGGCGGCGGCGTTCATCACGCGTCATAAGGCCGAGCCATTCCTCGTCTACCTGGCGTTCAATGCGGTTCACGCACCCCTGCAGGCGCCCGAGGATGAGATCGCCAAGTTCAACACCGGCAACGCCAACCGCAACACCCTGCTGGCGATGGGCAAACGGATGGACGACGCGATCGGCAAGGTCGTCGCGACGCTGAAGCAACAGGGCGTGTGGGAAAACACATTGCTGTTCTTCATCAGCGATAACGGCGGCCCGCTCGCGCAGGGTGCCGTCAACGCGCCTCTCCGCGGCGGCAAACACCAGGATTACGAAGGCGGCATCCGCGTGCCCTTCCTCGTCTGCTGGCCCGCCCAACTGAAACCCGGCGAATGCCAGTCACCCGTGATCTCTCTCGACATCCTGCCAACGGCGCTGGCGGCGGCCGGCATCGTCCCCCCTGATGCCAAGCCGTTTGATGGAAAGAACATTCTTCCGCTCCTGCGAGGCGAACCGGCGCAGCCGCGCAACCTGTTCTGGAGCGCCGGCGGTACCGAAGGCTGGTGGGCGGTGCGATCCGGCGACTGGAAGCTGGTCGCCGAGAAGGGACGTCTGGGCCTCTTCGATCTCGGCAAGGATGTTTCGGAGAAGAATGACCTTTCCGCCACCAGCCCGGAAAAGGTGGCCGAACTGACAAAGCTTCACGACGGCTGGCTTGCCGAAATGGCCAACCCAGTCCACGGTGGCGGCAAACGCTTCGGCCAGGCCGCGCCGGGAGACGCCCCGGCGAAGAAAAAGAAGAAAGACGGCAAAGCCGCCAAGCAGTAGTCCCTCGCGGAAGAATTCGGAGCATGGCTTGCGGTCCCTTCCGTCCTGACCACAATCCCCCGTCCCGATGACGTTGCTCCTTAACTGTTCCAGTCTTTCCAAGGCGTTCGGTGCCCGACCGCTCTTCCA is part of the Humisphaera borealis genome and encodes:
- a CDS encoding sulfatase-like hydrolase/transferase yields the protein MRSRIVVAALLLLLPLVASAQAGAAIVGKPNIVVIVADDLGYADVLFNPQHPKEVTTPNLAALASQSVVCRQGYVSGHVCSPTRAGLMTGRYQQRLGLYTGGEAGSGLPLSEKIFPQFFKPAGYATAQFGKWHLGPTPEWSPALRGFDEVFGFLGRGAHDYFKLNDPEDPIYRGTKPVQEMGYLTDRLGDEAAAFITRHKAEPFLVYLAFNAVHAPLQAPEDEIAKFNTGNANRNTLLAMGKRMDDAIGKVVATLKQQGVWENTLLFFISDNGGPLAQGAVNAPLRGGKHQDYEGGIRVPFLVCWPAQLKPGECQSPVISLDILPTALAAAGIVPPDAKPFDGKNILPLLRGEPAQPRNLFWSAGGTEGWWAVRSGDWKLVAEKGRLGLFDLGKDVSEKNDLSATSPEKVAELTKLHDGWLAEMANPVHGGGKRFGQAAPGDAPAKKKKKDGKAAKQ